The Saccharopolyspora gregorii genomic interval GGATCTTGGTTCTGATTCTGACGCTCCGCATCCGAAGTCGTCGGTGCCACCGCCGCGGGCTGCTCGGAACCCGCCGCTGAACTCGGCGACCGGCCCGCAGGTCCTTTTGGACGTGCCGAATCCGGGACTTTTCCCTGGCGGTGAACGCTCGACCTTCCCCGGAAGGCGGCCGCGGACCCCGCTGCGCGAACCCGGCACCGTCCACGCTGAGTCACCACGGAACCGACCGGCCTCCCGCGAGTGGAAATCCCGGATCCGGCCACGACTCGAATTCACCGGGAAAAAGCAATCCGGCATTGCCGGAACGCGCGCTCTGAAATCCGCTGCGCACATCGACCCAGCCCCGCCGAGACGGCGAACCGGCGGCGGAACGCCCGGCCACCCCGACGATTCGGCGGGCTCAGCCCGTGCCGGTCCCGCCGGTCCCGTCCCCGAACCGGACGTGCTCGGGCTGCGGGATGAGCAGTTCGTCGACCCCGCAGCCGAGCACGGCGCAGAGCACGTCCAGGTCGGCGAGCTTCACGCTCCCGGGCTGCCCGGACCACAACGCGGACATCTTGCCCGCGGAGATCACCATCCCGCGCTCGGCGAGCCTGCGCTGCAGGTCACCGGCCTTCCATAT includes:
- a CDS encoding helix-turn-helix domain-containing protein, whose protein sequence is MRWNLRLAAANRGIWKAGDLQRRLAERGMVISAGKMSALWSGQPGSVKLADLDVLCAVLGCGVDELLIPQPEHVRFGDGTGGTGTG